One stretch of Tepidibacter hydrothermalis DNA includes these proteins:
- a CDS encoding sigma-70 family RNA polymerase sigma factor, with the protein MDHVIDEVELKIQVKKLYKKIDEVLTLREKEIVQLRYGLTKSGYKTQREIAQRLDISRSYVSRIEKRALKKLKKEFNLQKSH; encoded by the coding sequence GTGGACCATGTTATTGATGAGGTGGAACTTAAAATACAAGTAAAAAAATTATATAAAAAAATAGACGAAGTATTGACATTAAGAGAAAAGGAAATAGTACAATTGAGGTACGGACTTACTAAAAGTGGTTATAAAACTCAAAGAGAAATAGCTCAAAGACTAGATATATCCAGGTCGTATGTATCGAGAATAGAAAAAAGAGCTTTGAAAAAACTAAAAAAAGAATTTAATTTGCAAAAGAGTCATTAA
- a CDS encoding 2-hydroxyacyl-CoA dehydratase, with translation MNNLLHMGLDIGSTTIKLILIDKNNNIVFKKYKRHYSDITRTIKELINNTFDEFKDFNITSMITGSGGFSIAKVLDLEFIQEVVACTKAIQSSADDVDVCIELGGEDAKITFFEGSIEQRMNGTCAGGTGAFIDQMASLVNTDATGLNKLARNYNNIYPVAARCGVFAKSDIQPLINQGVCKEDIAASIFQAVVNQTITGLSCGKTIKGRVMFLGGPLHFLSELRNRFKETLNLSDNEVIFPENAQFYVALGAAIESKKNNIIKFDDLKNNLHKLDNLKIIKSSNIKPLFNDKYELEEFRKRHNKNKIKRNDIKKYKGNCYLGIDAGSTTTKIALIDDNSNLLYSFYGVNEGRPLDFAVRILKNMYSKLPKEANVVYSTSTGYGEELLKSALSLDYGEVETVAHYNAAKHFLPDVDFILDIGGQDMKCLKIKNGVIDDIMLNEACSSGCGSFIEVFAKSLNIDIETFSDKALMAKTPVDLGTRCTVFMNSKVKQAQKEGYSICDISAGLSYSVIKNALYKVIKIKDTNDLGDNIVVQGGTFYNDAILRCIEKILNKEVIRPDISGLMGAYGAAIISKNRYSNGYKTTLLKEKELEGFSVKTISTRCGKCSNNCSITINKFPNGKSFISGNRCEKGANQTRSQDAFNMYEYKYNKIFNYTPLNKEEAKRGTVGIPRVLNIYENYPFWFTFFSELGFRVEISPESSSKIYEMGMDSIPSESTCYPAKMVHGHIAYLAKRKVDFIFYPCIANEKEQYKNANNNFNCPVVTSYAEVIKNNMDIIKDNNVKFMNPFIPYNDKKRLIKRMYDILNDFNISKLEIDVAVNKAWNEDIKVKNDIRKKGEEIVNYLQENSKIGIVLAGRPYHIDPQINHGIQNIIISNSIAVLTEDSVAHLGKIEKPLRVLDQWMYHSRLYLAASYVRDNDNLELIQLNSFGCGLDAVTSDQVKEILDNKIYTLIKIDEVNNLGAANIRIRSLISAIKEKSKNSKKHEVNSNDKIVFTKDMKKNHTILCPQMSPMHFKFIQEAFKSEGYNLEVIESMDKKCIDEGLKYVNNDACYPSIIVIGQMINALKSNKYDLDNTSIMISQTGGGCRASNYIGFLRKALKDSGFSNIPVISANLSGIEKNPGFKVSISLVKKVAMGCIYGDLFMRVLYKTRPYEKVVNSANKLYDDWTLNCFENIKNGKIGEFKKNIKDIIYDFDNLEMSYETKPKIGLVGEILVKYHPLANNNIVEMLEREGSEVVVLDLIDFFLYSIYGNIYRYDYLSGKKINKDLSQIVIAFIEYTRNYIRKYLNKSKHFNSSKNIYELADKASSVVSLGNQTGEGWLLTAEMIELIEDGVENIVCMQPFACLPNHITGKGVIKELKRRYPKANIVALDYDPGASEVNQINRIKLMLSTAFENMK, from the coding sequence ATGAATAATTTATTGCATATGGGACTTGATATAGGATCTACTACAATTAAATTGATTTTAATAGATAAAAACAATAACATAGTTTTTAAAAAATATAAAAGGCATTATTCAGATATAACAAGAACTATTAAAGAACTTATAAATAATACATTTGATGAATTTAAAGATTTTAACATAACTAGTATGATAACAGGTTCAGGGGGTTTTAGTATAGCTAAAGTTTTAGATTTAGAATTTATTCAAGAAGTAGTAGCCTGTACAAAGGCAATTCAATCTAGTGCGGATGATGTTGATGTTTGCATCGAGCTTGGAGGAGAGGATGCTAAGATAACTTTCTTTGAAGGTTCGATAGAACAAAGAATGAATGGAACTTGTGCGGGAGGGACTGGAGCATTCATAGATCAGATGGCGTCTTTAGTAAATACAGATGCAACAGGTCTTAATAAGCTTGCAAGAAATTATAACAATATATACCCCGTTGCTGCTAGATGTGGCGTATTTGCAAAAAGTGATATACAACCTCTTATAAATCAGGGCGTTTGCAAGGAAGATATAGCAGCTTCAATATTTCAGGCTGTTGTAAATCAAACTATAACAGGGCTCTCTTGTGGAAAAACGATAAAGGGAAGAGTAATGTTCTTAGGAGGTCCGCTTCATTTTTTATCAGAACTTAGAAATAGATTTAAAGAAACTTTAAATCTAAGTGATAATGAAGTTATATTTCCTGAAAATGCTCAATTTTATGTAGCACTGGGAGCAGCTATAGAATCTAAAAAGAACAACATAATAAAATTTGATGATTTGAAAAACAACTTACATAAATTAGATAATTTAAAAATTATAAAATCATCTAATATAAAACCTTTATTTAACGATAAGTATGAACTTGAAGAGTTTAGAAAAAGACATAATAAAAATAAAATCAAAAGAAATGATATTAAAAAATACAAAGGAAACTGTTATTTGGGAATTGATGCAGGATCTACAACAACTAAGATTGCACTTATTGATGATAATAGCAATTTATTATATTCATTTTATGGTGTAAATGAAGGAAGGCCTCTTGACTTTGCAGTTAGAATATTGAAAAATATGTATTCTAAATTACCAAAAGAAGCTAATGTAGTGTATTCAACTTCAACAGGATATGGAGAAGAATTATTAAAATCAGCTTTATCTTTGGATTATGGAGAAGTTGAGACGGTTGCACATTATAATGCAGCTAAGCATTTTTTGCCAGATGTAGATTTTATTTTAGATATTGGTGGACAAGATATGAAATGTTTAAAAATAAAGAATGGTGTAATAGACGATATTATGTTAAATGAAGCATGCTCATCAGGGTGTGGGTCATTCATAGAGGTATTTGCAAAATCTCTTAATATTGATATTGAAACATTCTCTGATAAAGCATTAATGGCAAAGACTCCAGTTGATTTAGGAACAAGATGCACTGTATTTATGAATTCAAAAGTGAAACAGGCTCAAAAAGAAGGATATAGTATATGTGATATATCTGCTGGACTTTCATATTCTGTAATAAAAAATGCTCTTTATAAGGTTATAAAGATAAAAGATACAAATGATCTAGGCGATAATATAGTAGTTCAAGGTGGAACTTTTTATAATGATGCTATACTTAGATGCATTGAAAAAATATTAAATAAAGAAGTTATAAGACCCGATATATCAGGTCTTATGGGGGCATACGGTGCTGCTATAATATCTAAAAATAGATATTCTAATGGATATAAAACGACTCTTTTAAAAGAGAAAGAGTTAGAAGGATTTTCAGTTAAAACTATATCTACAAGATGTGGAAAATGTTCTAATAATTGTTCTATTACTATAAATAAATTCCCTAATGGTAAAAGTTTTATATCTGGAAACAGATGTGAAAAGGGAGCTAATCAAACAAGATCTCAAGATGCATTTAATATGTATGAATATAAATACAATAAAATATTCAATTATACTCCTCTTAATAAAGAAGAAGCAAAAAGAGGTACGGTTGGTATACCTAGAGTTCTGAATATATATGAAAACTATCCATTTTGGTTTACTTTTTTTAGTGAATTGGGATTTAGAGTAGAGATATCACCTGAGTCATCAAGTAAAATTTATGAAATGGGAATGGATAGTATACCATCAGAGTCAACTTGCTATCCAGCTAAAATGGTTCATGGTCATATAGCTTATCTTGCTAAACGGAAAGTGGATTTCATATTCTATCCTTGTATAGCTAATGAAAAGGAGCAATATAAAAATGCAAACAATAATTTTAATTGCCCTGTAGTAACATCTTATGCTGAAGTTATAAAAAACAATATGGATATAATAAAGGACAATAATGTGAAATTTATGAATCCGTTTATACCTTATAATGATAAAAAAAGACTTATAAAAAGGATGTATGATATATTGAATGATTTTAATATATCAAAACTAGAAATAGATGTAGCGGTAAATAAGGCATGGAATGAAGATATTAAAGTGAAAAATGATATAAGAAAAAAAGGGGAAGAAATTGTAAATTACCTACAAGAAAATTCTAAAATAGGTATAGTTTTAGCTGGGAGACCATATCATATAGATCCTCAAATAAATCACGGAATACAGAATATAATAATATCAAATTCTATAGCTGTTTTAACAGAGGACAGTGTAGCACATTTAGGAAAAATAGAAAAACCTCTAAGAGTATTAGATCAATGGATGTATCATTCAAGACTGTATCTAGCTGCAAGTTATGTTAGAGATAATGATAATTTAGAGCTTATACAGCTTAATTCATTTGGATGTGGTCTCGATGCTGTAACTAGTGATCAAGTTAAGGAAATACTTGATAACAAGATATATACTTTAATTAAAATAGACGAGGTGAACAATCTAGGAGCTGCTAATATAAGAATAAGGTCATTAATATCTGCAATTAAAGAAAAAAGTAAAAATTCAAAAAAACATGAAGTAAATAGTAATGATAAAATAGTTTTTACTAAGGACATGAAAAAAAATCATACTATATTATGTCCTCAAATGTCTCCAATGCATTTTAAGTTTATACAAGAGGCATTTAAAAGCGAAGGATATAATTTAGAAGTAATAGAGTCTATGGATAAAAAGTGTATAGATGAAGGTCTTAAATACGTAAATAACGATGCTTGTTACCCATCTATAATAGTCATAGGTCAGATGATAAACGCTTTAAAATCTAATAAATATGATTTAGACAATACATCAATAATGATATCTCAAACAGGTGGAGGATGTAGAGCAAGTAATTATATAGGATTTTTGAGAAAGGCTTTGAAGGATTCAGGATTTAGTAATATACCTGTTATTTCTGCAAATCTATCTGGAATCGAGAAAAACCCTGGGTTTAAGGTAAGTATTTCTCTTGTAAAAAAGGTTGCCATGGGTTGTATATATGGAGACTTATTTATGAGAGTACTGTATAAAACAAGACCTTATGAGAAGGTTGTAAATTCTGCAAATAAATTATATGATGATTGGACATTAAATTGTTTTGAAAACATTAAAAATGGGAAGATAGGGGAATTTAAAAAAAATATAAAAGATATAATATATGATTTTGATAACTTAGAAATGTCATATGAAACAAAACCTAAAATAGGATTAGTAGGAGAAATATTAGTTAAGTATCATCCATTGGCTAACAACAATATAGTTGAAATGTTAGAAAGAGAAGGATCAGAGGTTGTAGTTTTAGATCTTATCGATTTTTTCTTGTACAGTATTTACGGAAATATATACAGATATGATTATTTGTCAGGTAAAAAAATAAATAAAGATTTAAGTCAAATAGTAATTGCTTTTATAGAATATACAAGGAATTATATAAGAAAATATCTAAATAAAAGTAAACATTTCAATTCTTCAAAGAATATATATGAACTAGCAGATAAAGCGAGTTCAGTTGTATCACTTGGGAATCAGACTGGAGAAGGATGGCTTTTAACAGCAGAAATGATAGAGCTTATAGAAGATGGGGTTGAAAATATAGTTTGTATGCAGCCCTTTGCTTGTCTTCCAAATCATATCACTGGAAAAGGAGTAATAAAAGAACTTAAAAGGAGATATCCAAAAGCAAATATAGTGGCACTAGATTATGACCCCGGAGCTAGTGAGGTTAATCAAATAAATAGAATAAAACTTATGTTATCAACCGCATTTGAAAACATGAAATAA
- a CDS encoding nitroreductase family protein → MSNLDFIYKRHSVRKFKQEQVPMEDMKEMIKAATYAPSGKNVQNWHFVVVRDKEKIQEMAKIIEKKHEEVASYTKDEEKREKFTKFLKYFTIFKNAPSVVIVYAGEYKVTALDLLREGGASKEEIDSLLKPAPGMQNIGAAMENLLLAAANMGYGGCWMTGPNYAKEEISDFIGFKKEGYTFVAMTPIGIPDGEVKSPPRKDIEEVMTIIE, encoded by the coding sequence ATGAGTAATTTAGATTTTATTTACAAAAGACATAGTGTTAGAAAATTTAAGCAAGAACAAGTACCTATGGAAGATATGAAAGAGATGATAAAGGCTGCAACATATGCACCGTCAGGAAAGAATGTTCAGAATTGGCATTTCGTAGTAGTTAGAGATAAAGAAAAGATACAAGAGATGGCCAAAATAATAGAAAAAAAACATGAAGAAGTGGCATCTTATACAAAGGATGAGGAGAAGCGTGAAAAATTCACTAAATTTTTAAAGTACTTCACTATATTCAAAAATGCTCCTTCTGTTGTTATAGTATATGCAGGAGAATATAAAGTTACAGCACTTGATTTATTAAGAGAAGGAGGAGCATCAAAAGAAGAAATAGACTCTCTTTTAAAGCCAGCTCCTGGAATGCAAAACATAGGTGCAGCTATGGAAAATTTATTATTAGCAGCTGCGAATATGGGATATGGTGGATGTTGGATGACAGGACCAAATTATGCTAAAGAAGAAATATCTGATTTTATAGGATTTAAAAAAGAAGGGTATACTTTTGTAGCTATGACTCCGATAGGGATACCTGATGGAGAGGTAAAAAGCCCTCCTAGAAAAGACATAGAAGAAGTTATGACAATTATAGAGTAG
- a CDS encoding YjjW family glycine radical enzyme activase: MCKGLVNRILPFSSVDGPGNRSVIFMQGCNFNCLYCHNPETINICNNCGACVKSCKYESLSNEGKEVVWDVKNCKHCDMCLKSCPNDSNPKSVYMSVDEAYEQIDKVKSFISGITVSGGECTLQHEFLTKLFVEVKKLGLTCYVDTNGSIPLKDKNEFVDIMDMGMIDLKSYDEDEHKMLTGMSNKNVIENIKYLASIDKLYEVRTVIVPDVLNNHYNVDQISKLIASLNSNIRYKIIRYRNHGVRKDIINSYTPSDDTMNELHEIASNNGCENIILV, encoded by the coding sequence ATGTGTAAGGGATTAGTAAATAGAATACTTCCATTTAGCTCTGTTGATGGACCTGGGAATAGAAGTGTAATATTTATGCAAGGATGTAACTTTAATTGCTTGTATTGTCATAATCCAGAGACTATAAATATATGCAACAACTGTGGAGCATGTGTTAAGTCTTGTAAATACGAAAGTTTATCTAATGAAGGAAAAGAAGTTGTTTGGGATGTTAAAAACTGCAAGCATTGTGATATGTGTTTAAAGTCATGTCCTAACGATTCAAATCCGAAAAGTGTTTACATGAGTGTTGACGAAGCTTATGAACAAATAGATAAGGTCAAATCTTTTATATCAGGGATAACAGTTTCAGGAGGAGAATGTACTCTCCAGCATGAATTTTTAACAAAATTATTTGTTGAAGTTAAAAAACTTGGGCTGACATGTTATGTGGATACGAATGGATCAATACCTTTAAAAGATAAAAATGAGTTTGTAGATATAATGGACATGGGTATGATAGACCTAAAATCTTATGATGAAGATGAACATAAAATGCTTACTGGAATGTCTAATAAAAATGTAATTGAGAATATAAAATATTTGGCTAGTATAGATAAATTATATGAAGTTAGAACTGTTATAGTTCCTGATGTTTTAAACAATCATTACAATGTAGACCAAATAAGTAAGCTTATAGCATCTTTAAATTCAAATATAAGATACAAAATAATAAGATATAGAAATCACGGTGTTAGAAAAGATATCATAAATAGCTATACACCAAGTGATGATACGATGAATGAGTTACACGAAATAGCATCTAATAATGGGTGCGAGAATATAATTTTAGTTTAA
- a CDS encoding spore germination protein has translation MLEKIKNKILNKNKTVKLTKSLDKNISIFEELFKNNDAIIYRTFTDQTSNKRKYCVIFCDGMCDKSAINEYIISPIMKNEESRNDIDDLLNDTICYSSMKRMDNLEELVDSILYGDTVLLFESENRAAVLDTKGWEIRSISEPESEVVVRGPREGFTESINVNLSLIRRKILSKDLKYKYKILGTQTKTKICICYMQNIASDPIIKELEKRLDNIDIDGILESGYIEELIRDEPLSPFNTIGYTERPDIVAANLLEGKIALICDGTPAVLTLPFLFIEYFQANEDYYNNFIYASINRMLRYVGFFLTTSTPAIYLALVTYHQEMIPTPLLISISAAREGVPFPTVFEAIAMTFVFEVLREAGVRLPKPIGATISIVGALVLGDAAVNARFVSAPIVIIIALTGISSFLVPKMLGPVLIIRIIFLLLASFLGLYGYIFGVIGLFIHLMSMRSFGIPYMMDLVSTKLQDIKDTSIRAPWWYMQYRPKFISSKNRIRKKNSTR, from the coding sequence GTGCTAGAAAAAATAAAAAATAAAATTTTAAATAAAAATAAAACTGTTAAACTTACAAAATCGCTTGACAAAAATATAAGCATATTTGAGGAACTATTCAAAAATAATGATGCTATAATCTATAGAACATTTACAGATCAAACTTCAAACAAAAGAAAGTACTGTGTAATATTTTGTGATGGTATGTGCGATAAATCAGCGATAAATGAGTACATAATAAGTCCTATAATGAAAAATGAAGAATCGAGAAATGATATAGATGATTTATTAAACGATACAATATGCTATTCAAGTATGAAGAGGATGGATAATTTAGAAGAATTAGTAGATTCTATACTTTACGGAGACACTGTTCTTTTATTCGAGTCTGAGAATAGAGCAGCCGTACTTGATACTAAGGGGTGGGAAATAAGAAGTATAAGTGAGCCCGAATCAGAGGTTGTAGTAAGAGGACCAAGAGAAGGTTTTACAGAATCGATAAATGTAAATTTATCGTTGATAAGAAGAAAGATACTGAGTAAAGATTTAAAATATAAATATAAGATTTTAGGAACGCAAACCAAAACTAAAATATGCATATGCTATATGCAAAATATAGCTTCAGACCCAATAATTAAAGAATTAGAAAAAAGATTGGATAATATAGATATAGATGGAATATTAGAGTCTGGATATATAGAGGAATTAATAAGGGATGAGCCATTGTCTCCGTTTAATACAATTGGTTATACAGAAAGACCAGATATTGTTGCAGCTAATTTATTAGAGGGAAAAATTGCTTTGATATGTGATGGAACACCAGCTGTGCTTACACTTCCATTTTTATTTATAGAGTATTTTCAGGCAAATGAGGATTATTATAATAACTTTATATATGCGTCTATAAATAGGATGTTAAGATACGTAGGCTTTTTTTTAACAACTAGTACACCTGCTATTTATTTAGCACTTGTAACATATCATCAAGAAATGATACCAACTCCACTTCTTATAAGTATATCTGCTGCAAGAGAAGGGGTTCCGTTTCCTACTGTATTTGAAGCTATTGCCATGACATTTGTATTTGAAGTGTTGAGAGAAGCAGGGGTAAGGCTCCCAAAACCAATTGGAGCTACAATAAGTATAGTTGGAGCTTTAGTTTTAGGCGATGCAGCGGTTAATGCAAGATTTGTTAGTGCCCCTATAGTTATAATTATAGCTTTGACTGGTATTTCCAGTTTTTTAGTTCCAAAAATGTTAGGTCCAGTTTTGATTATCAGGATAATATTTTTATTATTAGCTTCATTTTTAGGTCTGTATGGGTATATATTTGGAGTTATAGGATTATTTATACATTTAATGTCTATGAGATCATTTGGAATACCTTACATGATGGATTTAGTTAGTACAAAATTACAAGATATAAAAGATACATCTATAAGAGCTCCGTGGTGGTATATGCAATATAGACCCAAATTTATAAGTAGTAAAAACAGAATAAGAAAGAAAAATTCCACTAGATGA
- a CDS encoding MarR family winged helix-turn-helix transcriptional regulator codes for MSKYRDYSISYISTTRKKYQNFLEKELKEHNIQNIVPSHGSILSVLYRNNGKLTMKEIAKLIRRDKSTVTSLCNKLVSFGYIKKEKCEKDKRVTYISLTQKGIDIRPEFEEISKKLIDTAYKGFTKEEEDMFFYLLNKLKKNFDTE; via the coding sequence ATGAGTAAATATAGAGATTACAGTATAAGTTATATAAGTACCACTAGGAAAAAATATCAAAATTTTTTGGAAAAAGAATTAAAAGAACATAATATACAGAACATAGTTCCGTCTCATGGTTCTATACTTTCAGTTTTATACAGAAACAATGGAAAACTAACTATGAAGGAAATAGCTAAACTTATAAGGCGAGATAAATCAACAGTTACATCTTTATGTAATAAATTGGTTTCTTTTGGTTACATTAAAAAAGAAAAATGTGAAAAAGATAAAAGAGTAACTTATATAAGTTTAACTCAAAAAGGAATAGATATAAGACCAGAATTTGAAGAAATATCTAAAAAACTAATAGATACAGCATATAAAGGATTTACTAAAGAAGAAGAAGATATGTTTTTTTATTTATTAAATAAGTTGAAAAAAAATTTTGATACAGAATAA